The following proteins are encoded in a genomic region of Vibrio spartinae:
- the uvrB gene encoding excinuclease ABC subunit UvrB — protein MSKAFELVSAYQPSGDQPAAIQQLLEGLDAGLAHQTLLGVTGSGKTFTLANVIAQAQRPTIVLAPNKTLAAQLFGEMKAFFPNNAVEYFVSYYDYYQPEAYVPTTDTFIEKDASVNAHIEQMRLSATKALLERKDAIIVASVSAIYGLGDPDSYLKMMLHLRRGDVIDQRAMLRRLAELQYSRNEVGFERGQFRVRGEVIDIFPAESESEAVRVEMFDDEIEHISLFDPLTGAVIQKDLPRYTIYPKTHYVTPRERILDAIEQIKVELKTRQAYFIEHNKLLEEQRISQRTQFDVEMMNELGFCSGIENYSRYLSGRNEGEPPPTLFDYLPHDGVLIIDESHVTVPQIGAMYKGDRSRKETLVEFGFRLPSALDNRPLKFEEFEALAPQTIFVSATPSAYEVDKSGGDIAEQVVRPTGLLDPELEIRPVTTQVDDLLSEIHLRSAQNERVLVTTLTKRMAEDLTEYLQEHHVKVRYLHSDIDTVERVEIIRDLRLGEFDVLVGINLLREGLDMPEVSLVAILDADKEGFLRSERSLIQTIGRAARNLRGKAILYADRVTGSMRRAIDETNRRREKQQRYNEEMGVEPQALRKDVKDILEIGDIAKSRHKRKAPQRPLSQVAEPDSAYGALTPQQLEKEISKLESQMYQYAQNLEFEQAAQKRDEIEKLREQFIINS, from the coding sequence ATGAGTAAAGCATTTGAACTGGTTTCTGCGTATCAACCTTCCGGAGATCAGCCGGCAGCGATTCAGCAACTATTAGAAGGATTGGATGCCGGTCTGGCACATCAAACATTACTTGGTGTGACGGGGTCGGGAAAGACATTTACCTTAGCGAATGTGATTGCTCAGGCGCAGCGCCCGACCATTGTACTGGCGCCAAACAAAACTTTGGCCGCCCAGTTGTTTGGTGAGATGAAGGCGTTTTTCCCGAACAATGCTGTTGAGTATTTCGTCTCTTATTATGATTATTACCAACCAGAAGCTTATGTGCCAACCACAGATACATTCATTGAGAAAGATGCTTCTGTCAATGCCCATATTGAACAAATGCGGTTATCTGCCACCAAAGCTTTACTGGAAAGGAAAGATGCCATTATTGTTGCCTCTGTCTCGGCTATCTATGGTCTGGGCGATCCCGATTCCTATTTGAAAATGATGCTCCACTTACGCCGGGGAGATGTGATTGATCAGCGGGCAATGCTTAGACGCTTAGCAGAATTACAGTATTCCCGGAACGAGGTGGGGTTTGAACGGGGTCAATTTCGGGTGCGTGGTGAAGTGATCGACATTTTCCCGGCTGAATCGGAAAGTGAAGCCGTGCGGGTAGAGATGTTTGATGATGAAATTGAACACATCAGCTTGTTTGATCCTCTGACCGGTGCCGTGATCCAGAAAGATTTGCCCCGTTATACGATCTATCCGAAAACCCATTACGTTACGCCAAGAGAGCGGATTCTTGATGCCATCGAACAGATCAAAGTCGAACTGAAAACCCGACAAGCCTACTTTATTGAGCATAATAAATTGCTGGAAGAGCAACGGATTTCCCAACGTACGCAATTTGATGTCGAAATGATGAATGAATTGGGGTTTTGCTCCGGGATTGAAAACTACTCCCGTTATCTGAGTGGGAGAAATGAGGGCGAGCCGCCACCCACATTATTCGATTATCTACCTCACGATGGGGTTCTCATTATTGATGAATCGCATGTGACGGTGCCGCAAATCGGCGCGATGTATAAAGGCGACCGATCCAGAAAAGAGACATTGGTTGAATTTGGATTTCGCTTGCCTTCCGCTTTGGATAACCGACCTTTAAAATTTGAAGAGTTTGAAGCGTTAGCGCCCCAGACAATTTTTGTATCAGCCACGCCCAGTGCTTATGAAGTGGATAAATCCGGTGGAGATATTGCGGAGCAGGTGGTTCGACCCACTGGATTGTTGGATCCGGAGCTGGAAATTCGTCCGGTTACCACTCAGGTTGATGATTTATTGTCTGAAATTCATCTTCGAAGTGCTCAAAATGAGCGGGTGTTGGTCACAACGTTAACCAAGCGGATGGCTGAAGATTTAACCGAGTATCTGCAAGAACACCATGTCAAAGTGCGTTATTTGCATTCCGATATCGATACTGTTGAGCGGGTCGAAATTATTCGCGATCTCCGCTTGGGAGAATTTGATGTGCTGGTAGGAATTAACTTGTTGCGAGAAGGGTTGGATATGCCGGAAGTCTCTTTGGTTGCGATTCTTGATGCAGACAAAGAAGGATTTTTACGGTCTGAACGCTCTTTGATCCAAACCATCGGACGTGCAGCCCGAAATCTTCGTGGTAAAGCGATTTTGTATGCCGATCGGGTCACTGGTTCGATGAGACGGGCGATAGATGAAACCAACCGCCGTCGTGAAAAACAACAGCGTTATAATGAAGAGATGGGGGTTGAGCCTCAAGCATTGCGCAAAGATGTCAAAGATATTCTGGAAATTGGCGATATCGCCAAATCAAGACATAAGCGTAAAGCTCCGCAGCGGCCGTTGTCTCAAGTTGCAGAGCCAGATTCTGCATACGGTGCTCTCACGCCACAACAGCTTGAAAAAGAGATCAGTAAGCTGGAATCCCAAATGTACCAATATGCGCAGAATCTTGAATTTGAACAGGCAGCGCAAAAACGGGATGAAATCGAAAAACTTCGCGAACAATTTATCATCAACAGCTAA
- a CDS encoding MFS transporter, with translation MNSNDRLASKKSVIFYGAGDFASQLVWTYIGAYLTVFYTDIVGLTPSIIAAIMLGARIWDAFNDPVMGNIAENTRTKFGRFRPYIAFGSPLLAVFSVLTFTNPFADNSTIQIIWATVTYAVTGMLYTLVNIPYAALSGVMTTNTYQRNQINSSRNIGMNLGMIFVNALSIPIAIFFSGEGATATTQDGYAMTALLYSTLSVPLFLLVFFTAKEKIQPKNEHKNNSVKVTFNNLVSNKYLMIVTAIMLIQMTAFMGRISVSIYYVIYCLGSYSLIAVFFTIPSIGAVIGSIFVPFLAEKYGKRNVLMCSMLIQALGLIIIYLSPFNNLTYVFIGCVIFGLFNVGFPMTLSMVADSVDYMESKTGIRTDGTAYATYGLATKMGSAIGGSVGILIIGSFGYVANQNQTMEAINGINLVVNLIPALLFVLASAFCLMWDIDDVDVKGFKKDTRNNKIDTLINSTKL, from the coding sequence ATGAACTCTAATGATAGATTAGCTTCTAAGAAATCTGTGATATTTTACGGGGCTGGAGATTTTGCTTCTCAGTTAGTTTGGACATATATAGGAGCGTATTTAACGGTATTTTATACTGATATTGTAGGTTTAACCCCTTCTATTATTGCTGCGATTATGCTGGGTGCTAGAATATGGGATGCTTTTAATGATCCAGTAATGGGAAATATTGCTGAAAATACTCGTACAAAATTTGGTAGATTTAGACCTTATATTGCATTTGGATCACCACTTTTGGCTGTTTTCTCAGTATTAACTTTTACCAATCCGTTTGCAGATAATTCTACAATTCAGATAATATGGGCAACAGTAACGTATGCTGTTACTGGAATGCTATATACATTGGTTAATATACCTTATGCAGCTTTATCTGGTGTAATGACAACTAATACATATCAAAGAAATCAGATAAACTCGTCCCGTAACATTGGTATGAATTTAGGGATGATCTTTGTAAACGCACTCTCAATTCCTATTGCTATATTTTTTTCCGGGGAAGGTGCAACTGCTACAACGCAAGATGGGTATGCAATGACAGCTTTATTGTATTCAACATTGTCAGTTCCATTATTCCTCTTAGTTTTTTTTACAGCCAAGGAAAAAATTCAACCTAAAAATGAACATAAAAATAATAGTGTAAAAGTAACATTTAATAACTTGGTTTCTAATAAGTATTTAATGATAGTTACTGCAATAATGCTAATTCAAATGACTGCATTTATGGGGAGGATATCAGTTTCAATATATTATGTTATATATTGTTTAGGGTCATATTCTCTAATTGCTGTTTTCTTTACAATTCCTTCAATTGGTGCTGTGATTGGTTCTATATTTGTTCCATTTTTAGCTGAAAAATACGGAAAACGTAATGTGCTAATGTGTTCAATGTTAATTCAGGCATTAGGTTTGATTATTATATATTTATCACCATTTAATAATTTAACATATGTTTTTATTGGTTGTGTGATATTTGGTTTGTTTAATGTTGGGTTCCCGATGACTCTTTCCATGGTTGCTGATTCTGTTGATTATATGGAATCTAAAACTGGAATAAGGACTGATGGTACTGCTTATGCCACGTACGGATTAGCAACGAAAATGGGTTCTGCTATTGGAGGATCTGTTGGGATACTAATTATTGGATCTTTTGGTTATGTTGCAAATCAAAATCAAACCATGGAAGCTATTAATGGTATTAATTTAGTGGTTAATCTTATACCAGCATTATTATTTGTTCTAGCATCTGCTTTTTGCTTGATGTGGGATATAGATGATGTAGATGTGAAAGGGTTTAAGAAAGACACTAGAAACAACAAAATTGACACATTGATCAATTCGACAAAATTATAA
- a CDS encoding alginate export family protein, whose amino-acid sequence MNSINNKSKIIFLAVTFISCSNGFASEQLETWSTRNPVSFWIDRAKEDWRYVDNLDDNQKTLSEKLKRIDITDSGDFKYSFNGTYRIHFVNRWNQNFVEGDRQKDEYLSRIFLGSELNYKDRARVYGELRINNTNFTDNSPVDDGGTDIHQLFLEYSNSNLFDKDWTVKLGRQEFLLTRMQFGNRELSGVQASWDAISTRFYVSDVEIGAYWGEEVLPVYKDGSWAGNFDDKGTGNKSKGIYGIVAGDYGQLTGYVLDTKIYNWSFIHANPGWENITSLGLNAFKYTRSGFGYSGDLIYQFGDQEGKNVSAYMGFGTINYNWDLDWKWQLGMVGHYASGTKSDDSSLHTFNPLWTDDILDAANTAAYSNVIQGGPYLSVDYAPAQTVYFGFMSTWRVSKDDAIYTKDQSLLYGADSDEKYAYTQAAIRFHNLITTNLKFDAALLYAFDSKYLEDVIDSKVADSRRWDMQITYNF is encoded by the coding sequence ATGAACTCAATAAATAATAAGTCAAAAATTATTTTTTTGGCAGTTACCTTTATATCGTGTAGTAATGGATTTGCCTCGGAACAATTGGAAACTTGGTCAACTAGAAACCCTGTTTCATTTTGGATTGATAGAGCTAAAGAAGATTGGAGGTATGTAGATAATCTGGATGATAACCAAAAAACACTATCTGAAAAGTTGAAGAGAATTGATATTACCGATTCTGGTGATTTTAAATATTCTTTTAATGGTACTTATAGAATACATTTTGTTAATCGATGGAATCAAAATTTTGTTGAGGGAGACCGTCAAAAAGATGAGTATCTTTCCAGGATTTTCTTAGGTTCAGAGCTGAATTATAAAGATCGGGCCAGGGTTTATGGTGAGTTAAGAATTAATAATACTAACTTCACAGATAATAGTCCGGTAGACGATGGTGGTACAGATATTCATCAACTCTTTTTAGAATACTCAAATTCTAACCTTTTCGATAAAGACTGGACTGTAAAACTTGGCCGCCAAGAGTTTCTTTTAACCAGAATGCAATTTGGTAACCGCGAACTAAGTGGTGTTCAAGCCTCTTGGGATGCTATTAGTACTCGCTTTTATGTTTCCGATGTCGAGATAGGTGCATATTGGGGAGAAGAGGTATTGCCCGTATACAAAGATGGTAGTTGGGCCGGAAATTTTGACGATAAGGGTACAGGCAATAAATCGAAAGGTATTTATGGCATTGTAGCTGGTGATTACGGGCAACTTACAGGGTATGTCTTAGATACTAAAATCTATAATTGGTCCTTCATTCATGCAAATCCTGGCTGGGAAAATATAACATCTTTGGGGTTAAATGCATTTAAATATACTCGTTCTGGTTTTGGCTATAGTGGTGATCTTATATATCAATTTGGTGATCAGGAAGGTAAGAACGTCTCTGCATATATGGGGTTTGGGACAATTAACTATAATTGGGACCTTGATTGGAAATGGCAGTTAGGAATGGTTGGCCATTATGCTTCAGGTACGAAATCTGATGACTCATCGTTACATACTTTTAATCCTCTTTGGACTGATGACATTTTAGATGCAGCGAATACCGCGGCATACAGTAATGTCATCCAAGGAGGGCCTTATTTAAGTGTTGATTATGCTCCTGCTCAAACCGTTTATTTCGGGTTTATGTCAACGTGGCGAGTATCTAAAGACGATGCGATTTATACCAAAGATCAGTCTCTGCTTTATGGTGCTGATTCAGACGAAAAGTACGCATATACACAAGCCGCTATACGTTTTCATAATTTAATAACGACAAACTTGAAATTTGACGCAGCGTTACTTTATGCTTTTGATAGCAAGTATTTGGAGGACGTAATCGATAGCAAGGTAGCCGACTCTAGACGCTGGGACATGCAGATCACATATAATTTTTGA
- the nagK gene encoding N-acetylglucosamine kinase, giving the protein MYYGLDIGGTKIEFGAFDEDMNRIATKRVSTPSDNYDALVQAILDLVVETDAAFNIKGKLGIGIPGIECPKSGELLTSNIPGATGKNLRKTLEEKLDRTIAIDNDANCFALSEAWSVNSTGNASVLGLIHGTGFGGGIVVKGVIHKGKNHSAGELGHTTIPLSAWKLLGEDAPLFTCGCGKQGCLDEYLSGRGFEQLYKHYYKDEKSAVEIIELYNEGSVIETEFVEMFFELVSICYANLFSILDPNIVVLGGGLSNFDAIYKEVPKRISKYLLSVANAPIIMPAKFGDSGGVRGAALLNYN; this is encoded by the coding sequence ATGTATTACGGTTTAGATATTGGTGGTACAAAAATAGAGTTCGGTGCATTTGACGAAGATATGAACCGAATTGCCACAAAAAGAGTATCCACGCCGTCTGATAATTATGATGCGCTTGTTCAGGCGATATTGGATTTGGTCGTTGAAACAGATGCAGCTTTTAATATCAAAGGTAAATTAGGTATCGGTATTCCTGGTATCGAATGTCCAAAGTCTGGTGAACTGCTGACTTCGAACATTCCGGGTGCAACTGGAAAAAATCTTAGAAAAACCTTAGAAGAAAAACTGGATAGAACCATCGCTATTGATAACGATGCGAACTGTTTTGCTCTGTCAGAAGCTTGGTCTGTCAATTCAACAGGAAATGCTTCAGTTTTAGGTCTCATTCACGGTACAGGTTTTGGCGGTGGTATTGTTGTCAAAGGTGTTATCCACAAGGGTAAAAACCATTCAGCCGGAGAACTTGGTCATACGACTATTCCACTTTCTGCCTGGAAGTTACTTGGAGAAGATGCGCCTTTGTTCACTTGCGGTTGCGGTAAACAAGGTTGTTTGGACGAGTACTTGTCTGGTCGAGGTTTTGAGCAGTTGTATAAGCACTACTACAAAGATGAAAAAAGTGCAGTCGAAATTATCGAGTTGTATAACGAAGGCAGTGTCATCGAAACTGAATTTGTAGAGATGTTTTTTGAGCTTGTTTCAATTTGCTATGCGAATCTATTCAGTATTTTAGATCCTAATATTGTTGTATTAGGTGGTGGGCTTTCGAATTTTGATGCTATTTATAAAGAAGTGCCAAAACGAATTTCTAAATACCTGTTAAGTGTTGCAAATGCACCAATTATTATGCCAGCAAAATTTGGTGATAGTGGCGGAGTAAGAGGTGCAGCATTATTGAACTATAACTAA
- a CDS encoding C-glycoside deglycosidase beta subunit domain-containing protein — MFDNNIYIEGTCKNISKDGEVTGFELQTHIPYYRGIPLSMVNDVLVKAQGCQIERSTIHCSLDQKQWFTLDEMPTVTTYKWEYGEPLYIHVVKSGGLEVGENTVELTVSVRTAYIPVPLVGVKAFTQVIR, encoded by the coding sequence ATGTTTGATAACAATATCTATATCGAAGGAACATGCAAAAACATCTCAAAAGATGGTGAGGTGACTGGTTTCGAACTTCAAACTCATATTCCATATTACCGTGGAATTCCACTATCTATGGTGAATGACGTATTAGTTAAAGCACAAGGTTGTCAGATTGAACGCTCTACAATCCATTGTAGTTTAGACCAAAAACAATGGTTTACGTTAGACGAAATGCCAACAGTTACTACATATAAGTGGGAATACGGCGAGCCATTGTACATCCATGTTGTAAAATCAGGTGGTTTGGAAGTGGGTGAAAATACTGTAGAACTAACAGTCAGTGTTAGAACCGCATACATTCCAGTTCCTTTAGTCGGTGTTAAAGCATTTACACAGGTTATTCGTTAA
- a CDS encoding sugar phosphate isomerase/epimerase family protein, with product MGIKTAVSLYSLQDEYMNKRMSLEDMFIYLNENSVDGFEIIPDQMLHNAPYLSEETLENWHELVKKHNVKPICADVFLNTNLYNNRELTEAECVNILIDEIKMAHKLGIKLIRLVSAIPGFVIEPLLPYAEKYDVQLALEIHAGMSLDSPATQDFIKEMQRVDSPYIGLVIDAGIFCRRMPRVFNEYNKQVLGVNPKIVDQFNSYFDKGLDGRQAFGANHQIKPEIATIATQKDMPYIMLADGYENSPYSIMDQYWKYIKHFHFKLWEMVDGEEYSIDYYGLLKYLHDKGFDGYVATEYEGNRWTLPGNSIQEKEQVAAHQDMLRRHINNIESGDSQNV from the coding sequence ATGGGAATTAAAACTGCTGTAAGCCTATATAGCTTACAAGACGAATACATGAATAAAAGAATGTCTTTAGAAGACATGTTTATTTACTTAAATGAAAACAGTGTCGATGGATTTGAAATTATCCCTGACCAAATGTTGCACAACGCGCCATATTTATCTGAAGAAACGCTAGAAAATTGGCACGAACTCGTTAAGAAACATAATGTTAAACCAATTTGTGCAGACGTTTTCTTAAACACAAACTTATACAACAACCGTGAGTTAACAGAAGCGGAATGCGTGAACATTTTAATCGATGAAATTAAAATGGCGCACAAACTAGGAATTAAACTGATTCGCTTAGTTTCGGCGATTCCTGGGTTTGTTATTGAACCTTTATTGCCATATGCAGAAAAATACGATGTTCAACTAGCGTTAGAAATCCACGCAGGTATGAGCTTAGATAGTCCTGCAACGCAAGATTTCATTAAAGAGATGCAACGTGTTGATTCACCATACATAGGTTTGGTTATTGATGCGGGTATTTTCTGTCGCAGAATGCCACGTGTGTTCAATGAATACAATAAACAAGTACTTGGCGTTAACCCTAAGATTGTTGACCAGTTCAACAGCTACTTTGATAAAGGATTAGATGGCCGCCAAGCCTTCGGCGCTAATCATCAAATTAAACCTGAAATTGCAACAATTGCTACTCAGAAAGATATGCCATATATCATGTTGGCTGATGGCTATGAAAACTCACCGTATTCAATTATGGATCAATATTGGAAATACATTAAACACTTCCACTTTAAACTATGGGAGATGGTTGATGGCGAAGAGTACTCAATTGATTACTACGGTCTGTTGAAGTATCTGCATGACAAAGGATTTGATGGTTATGTAGCAACGGAATATGAAGGTAACCGTTGGACACTACCTGGTAACTCTATTCAGGAAAAAGAACAAGTTGCAGCGCACCAGGACATGCTACGTCGCCATATAAACAATATTGAGTCAGGGGATAGCCAAAATGTTTGA
- a CDS encoding GH39 family glycosyl hydrolase, with protein sequence MNDSDFLDFKVAVESNLCEKTSFHSEIELVYVIEGHCTITIGTEKFILAKDDLILINSNSYHSINTPNSSLLVKITIDYFKISKILEDNYLLFWCNSKVENNFRYNEIKKIINEIVLNLIEDSSKNKFKYYSLQCEFIQNLVDNFKVNTKNANSNITKEERRLSFMLNYVQMNYMHKITLSDISEKIYMSVSSLSRFFVKNTGVSFVVYLREVRLQKLITSLIYTDEPITRLSVDHGFSNPSIMNKVFIESYELTPSEYRKKFRNKTNNNLKKDLSLILPKPKEELKKILTSGYTYESSDDLIYVDGKKQVHHKECTTDIINVGSAYNLSLSDVQNHTLYIKKTLNNKYIRVWNIFSDRFMIKDDSHPNSVNFDNLTRVLDFCVKNDIFVFIDLGSRSETAKTGKDSSLYKTNETLVFNSRSEWTDFLSQFLKHILKRYGSSIVNKWVFEISFYLNDQVPYYIENYNKLEAWSYGYEVIKSNIPDCRVAGPGIIPSDNLISLEKEIKSIINTGCIPDIFTMMAFPYTDYKESEDIYSTRLVNQNFINEEVEIIRNILDKLEFVNELWLTEWSYSLSNRNWINDSCHRASYTIKNILSTYNNVDALGFWYASDLINVYYDSKFILDGGAGLITKNEISKPVFYALSFLTRLGKYLVNKSNNCIVTTNNGRSFHIILHNNIDLGPTSFIKDEGSYDITDIENLFEHNGNKNISIEIDNLVDGQKYLVHQKIVNQSEGSVLDKWKELNFDQELSLEEINYLKQVCIPKVIKSRSSVKSKKLSLTFSLGPHEIRYVNIRLDD encoded by the coding sequence ATGAATGATAGTGATTTTTTAGATTTCAAAGTGGCAGTAGAATCAAACTTATGTGAGAAAACTAGTTTCCATTCAGAAATCGAATTAGTTTATGTTATTGAAGGACACTGTACTATAACGATAGGTACAGAGAAGTTCATTTTAGCTAAAGATGATCTTATTCTAATTAATTCAAATTCATATCATTCAATTAACACCCCTAATTCTTCTTTATTAGTAAAGATAACTATAGATTATTTTAAGATCAGCAAGATACTAGAAGACAACTACCTTCTATTTTGGTGTAACAGTAAGGTGGAAAATAATTTTCGTTATAACGAAATAAAAAAAATAATCAATGAGATTGTTTTGAATTTAATAGAGGATTCTAGTAAAAATAAATTCAAATACTACTCTTTACAGTGTGAATTTATTCAAAACTTAGTTGACAACTTTAAGGTCAACACAAAAAACGCTAACAGTAATATCACAAAAGAAGAACGAAGATTATCTTTTATGCTTAATTATGTTCAGATGAACTATATGCATAAAATAACTTTATCTGATATATCTGAAAAAATTTATATGTCAGTGTCATCATTGTCTCGATTTTTTGTTAAAAATACAGGCGTGTCATTTGTTGTTTATTTGAGAGAAGTTCGGTTACAAAAATTAATTACCAGTCTTATTTATACCGATGAGCCGATTACAAGATTATCTGTAGACCATGGATTCTCTAATCCCTCTATTATGAATAAAGTTTTTATTGAATCTTATGAATTGACACCATCTGAATATCGTAAAAAATTCAGAAATAAGACAAATAATAACCTTAAAAAGGATCTAAGTTTAATTCTCCCTAAGCCAAAGGAAGAACTAAAAAAAATATTAACATCTGGTTATACCTATGAGTCAAGCGATGACCTGATTTATGTTGACGGAAAAAAACAAGTCCATCATAAAGAATGTACTACTGACATTATTAATGTTGGTAGTGCATATAACCTTTCACTGTCAGATGTTCAAAATCACACGCTGTATATTAAAAAGACACTTAATAATAAATATATACGAGTTTGGAATATCTTCTCTGATAGATTCATGATTAAAGATGATAGCCATCCAAACAGTGTCAACTTTGACAACCTTACTCGTGTACTCGATTTTTGTGTAAAAAATGATATATTTGTTTTCATTGATCTTGGTTCTCGTAGTGAAACCGCGAAAACAGGTAAAGATTCAAGTCTCTACAAAACTAATGAAACGCTAGTTTTTAATTCTCGAAGTGAATGGACAGATTTTCTAAGTCAATTTCTAAAGCATATTTTAAAACGATATGGTTCATCGATTGTTAATAAATGGGTCTTTGAAATATCATTTTATCTAAATGATCAAGTGCCATATTATATTGAAAACTATAATAAGCTAGAAGCTTGGTCTTATGGATATGAAGTGATTAAAAGTAATATACCAGACTGTCGAGTCGCAGGACCTGGTATCATACCATCGGATAATTTAATTTCTCTAGAAAAAGAAATAAAATCCATAATAAATACTGGTTGTATACCTGATATATTTACGATGATGGCATTTCCTTATACCGACTATAAGGAATCCGAAGATATCTATAGCACTCGACTTGTTAACCAGAATTTTATTAATGAAGAAGTAGAGATAATCAGAAATATATTGGATAAGTTAGAATTTGTTAACGAATTGTGGTTGACAGAATGGAGTTATAGCTTATCAAATCGAAACTGGATCAATGATAGTTGTCATAGAGCTTCCTATACAATAAAGAACATATTATCCACATATAATAATGTTGATGCATTAGGATTTTGGTATGCATCGGATTTAATAAATGTATACTATGATTCAAAATTTATTTTAGATGGTGGCGCTGGATTAATTACAAAAAATGAAATATCGAAGCCAGTATTTTATGCGTTGAGTTTTTTAACTCGTTTAGGTAAATATTTGGTCAATAAGTCTAATAACTGCATTGTTACAACAAATAATGGCCGTTCGTTTCATATAATATTACACAATAATATCGATCTTGGTCCCACCTCCTTTATAAAAGATGAAGGGAGTTATGATATAACTGATATTGAAAATTTATTTGAGCATAATGGCAATAAAAATATTTCAATAGAAATTGATAACTTGGTTGACGGTCAAAAATATCTAGTTCATCAAAAAATAGTTAATCAGAGTGAAGGCAGTGTTCTTGATAAGTGGAAAGAATTAAACTTCGATCAGGAGCTGTCTTTAGAAGAAATAAATTATTTGAAACAGGTATGTATACCAAAAGTTATAAAGTCAAGATCTTCCGTTAAGTCAAAAAAATTATCGTTAACATTTTCGCTTGGTCCTCATGAGATAAGGTACGTAAATATTAGATTGGATGACTGA